In Plodia interpunctella isolate USDA-ARS_2022_Savannah chromosome 17, ilPloInte3.2, whole genome shotgun sequence, one genomic interval encodes:
- the LOC128677109 gene encoding uncharacterized protein LOC128677109 isoform X4 has product MTNNRIPLLEEYRLIERREHEINGAWKVPVDFLSTQWVEKSACYLPTYVPLVSGIFGLVWTTMFLMCSTGSRTLSGLQRPWRILPPVFVFSLAMGGVCIYSSSLTHNGLEELCLKLSEITGSPTCSYTVNVATLVYERRIRGVYQATRLTILSAWLHTSCWLLSAILALVRVIMVVDFQLVRVNVDLIGDADKMLEQKETHVRTVSPDRWIYTSDISLTSLVSTATNKVQFKDTDMATDKRDADATNLMFMLYYDEKGSVNQATSDVSLVPEEKFRLEKQRVLLSVKKEHYFIVKMVFDLVENISLPRSSTPSSATESPPSLILEVVRQYGHSKIESLSNHNFVKKMSEYSEDKIESSNENTSESGNIPQYEGTKCSTSNVNITESMRGKLSRKYKNQNLGAGTSQYRKKSNLKHVSIQTEQRRKKLVEKKSTTQKVQITEPKDGASDADSSSDNSDEKANKKSQTRKKEKQD; this is encoded by the exons atGACTAATAACAGGATCCCTCTGTTAGAAGAATACAGATTAATCGAAAGGAGAGAACATGAGATAAATGGCGCCTGGAAAG TGCCCGTGGACTTCCTTAGTACGCAATGGGTAGAAAAAAGTGCGTGTTACTTGCCAACCTACGTTCCTCTTGTGTCGGGCATCTTCGGCCTCGTGTGGACCACCATGTTCCTCATGTGCTCCACTGGCAGCCGTACTTTATCAGG tttgCAGCGGCCCTGGCGCATTTTGCCTCCAGTGTTCGTATTCTCTCTGGCGATGGGCGGGGTCTGCATCTACTCGTCGTCACTCACTCACAACGGTCTGGAGGAACTCTGTCTGAAGCTCAGTGAGATCACCGGCAGCCCTAC TTGTTCTTACACTGTGAACGTTGCTACCTTGGTATATGAGCGCCGCATCAGAGGCGTATACCAAGCTACGCGGCTCACCATACTGTCCGCTTGGTTGCATACCAGCTGCTGGCTTCTGTCCGCTATACTGGCCTTGGTCAGAGTCATCATGGTCGTCGACTTCCAGCTCGTCAGAGTCAACGTCGACCTCATTGGAGACGCTGACAAAATGCTg GAACAAAAAGAAACACATGTCCGTACAGTTTCTCCAGATCGTTGGATCTACACTTCTGACATATCACTAACCTCACTGGTATCAACAGCTACCAATAAAGTCCAGTTTAAGGATACGGATATGGCTACTGACAAAAGAGATGCTGATGCTACCAATTTGATGTTTATGTTGTATTATGATGAAAAAGGATCAGTTAATCAAGCAACTTCTGACGTGTCGTTGGTACCAGAAGAGAAATTCCGATTGGAAAAACAGCGGGTACTTCTGTCAGTTAAGAAAGAGCactattttattgtcaaaatgGTTTTTGATCTTGTTGAAAATATCAGTCTGCCGAGATCATCTACGCCGAGCTCCGCTACGGAATCTCCACCGAGCCTTATCCTGGAAGTAGTACGTCAGTACGGACACTCAAAAATCGAGTCATTGAGTAATCACAATTTCGTAAAGAAAATGTCAGAATATAGCGAGGATAAAATAGAAAgttctaatgaaaatacaagTGAAAGTGGAAATATTCCTCAATATGAAGGTACAAAATGTTCCACgtcaaatgtaaatataacagAATCAATGAGGGGAAAATTATCtaggaaatataaaaaccaaaatttaGGGGCCGGGACAAGCCAGTAtcgaaaaaaatctaatttgaaaCACGTATCTATCCAGACTGAACAGAGGCGTAAAAAACTTGTGGAAAAGAAGTCTACTACCCAAAAAGTTCAGATCACAGAGCCGAAAGATGGCGCAAGCGACGCTGATTCGTCTTCAGATAATTCCGACGAAAAAGCAAATAAGAAATCTCAAACacgtaaaaaagaaaaacaagatTAG
- the LOC128677110 gene encoding cytochrome P450 6a2-like gives MAVFLILFTVALICIYIWFQYKFTYWTRKGLSGPKPAFPWGNIGDVIKGKIQFFQPYCDIYFKFKHLPYVGMYSFHRPILCVNDLEIAKHILIKDFEHFQGRGTYSGGVGDPLAENLFNIFGKPWKRLRLKMSPTFSSRKLKTMFPFVESIANEARNYADMLHSNGEAINFTEFYGRYAMEIIANIGFGVECNGINNPESEFFNRGREYFETRSWYWTLIRSFAFIAPDAFDKLRIKRISPRVANFFYGLVKQTVAYREEHGYKRNDFLQTLIELRNGQFVDEKGNIKHIEDFPFSMQDVAANTMVYMIAGYETSATTGQFAAYQLAQNPHIQGRVREEINNVLDKYNGECTYEAQNEMHYFNMVLDETMRMYPSMRALFRRCNKEYTIPNTNIVIEKGTLVFVPVQAIHMDPDLFPEPEKFDPERFTPEKKAKLHPCQWMPFGEGPRKCLGVKQGYIQSKMALVKILQKYELYLDKRTSVPVKVKPSCLVCSAEGGVWLRLREINNNTQSKPPQ, from the exons ATGGCGgtgtttctaatattatttactgttgCACTTATATGCATTTACATATGGTTTCAATACAAATTCACGTATTGGACAAGGAAGGGCCTGAGCGGTCCCAAACCCGCATTCCCATGGGGCAATATAGGCGACGTAATCAAAGGAAAGATTCAGTTTTTCCAGCCGTACTGCGACATATACTTTAAGTTCAAACATTTGCCATACGTCGGGATGTACTCTTTCCATCGGCCAATATTGTGTGTTAACGACTTGGAAATAGCTAAACATATTCTGATTAAAGATTTTGAACACTTCCAAGGCCGGGGAACGTACTCGGGAGGGGTGGGCGATCCTCTAGCAGAGAATCTGTTCAACATATTTGGAAAACCGTGGAAAAGATTGCGTCTGAAAATGTCGCCTACATTTTCTTCACGGAAGCTGAAGACTATGTTCCCTTTCGTGGAAAGTATCGCGAATGAGGCGAGGAACTACGCGGACATGTTGCACTCGAACGGTGAAGCGATAAATTTCACGGAGTTCTACGGCAGATACGCTATGGAAATAATCGCTAACATCGGTTTCGGGGTGGAATGCAACGGGATAAACAATCCAGAATCAGAGTTTTTCAATCGAGGCCGTGAGTACTTTGAAACCCGGTCCTGGTATTG GACTTTAATCCGTTCGTTCGCGTTCATCGCTCCGGACGCGTTCGATAAGTTGCGTATAAAGCGGATCAGCCCACGGGTAGCCAATTTCTTCTACGGGCTGGTGAAACAGACGGTCGCCTACCGTGAGGAACATGGTTATAAGAGAAACGATTTCTTGCAGACTCTCATTGAATTGAGGAATGGACAGTTTGTTGATGAAAAGG GTAACATAAAGCATATCGAGGACTTTCCGTTCTCAATGCAAGACGTGGCCGCTAACACTATGGTGTACATGATAGCTGGCTACGAAACCTCCGCCACCACAGGCCAGTTCGCTGCGTACCAACTTGCCCAGAACCCACACATCCAGGGCAGAGTGAGAGAGGAAATCAACAATGTCTTGGACAAATACAACGGAGAGTGCACGTATGAGGCCCAAAATGAAATGCACTACTTTAACATGGTGCTAGATG AAACGATGAGAATGTACCCGTCAATGCGCGCCTTATTCCGGCGATGCAACAAGGAGTACACTATTCCCAATACGAATATAGTCATAGAGAAGGGCACATTGGTGTTCGTGCCGGTACAGGCGATCCACATGGACCCGGACTTGTTTCCGGAACCGGAGAAGTTCGACCCGGAACGGTTTACTCCAGAGAAGAAGGCGAAACTGCACCCTTGTCAGTGGATGCCTTTTGGTGAAGGACCTCGGAAGTGTTTAG GTGTGAAACAAGGTTACATCCAGTCGAAGATGGCATTAGTGAAAATTCTGCAAAAATATGAGCTATATCTAGACAAACGGACATCTGTGCCTGTGAAAGTAAAGCCTTCTTGCCTGGTCTGCTCGGCGGAAGGCGGGGTATGGTTGCGGCTGAGGGAGATCAACAACAACACGCAGAGCAAGCCTCCGCAGTGA
- the LOC128677109 gene encoding uncharacterized protein LOC128677109 isoform X1, translating to MTNNRIPLLEEYRLIERREHEINGAWKGAHILLFFLAFIFGCFCTFCFHMLMYMFDEKCVLFPKLQSLTSLRHNVIYEFVPVGANASDMPVDFLSTQWVEKSACYLPTYVPLVSGIFGLVWTTMFLMCSTGSRTLSGLQRPWRILPPVFVFSLAMGGVCIYSSSLTHNGLEELCLKLSEITGSPTCSYTVNVATLVYERRIRGVYQATRLTILSAWLHTSCWLLSAILALVRVIMVVDFQLVRVNVDLIGDADKMLEQKETHVRTVSPDRWIYTSDISLTSLVSTATNKVQFKDTDMATDKRDADATNLMFMLYYDEKGSVNQATSDVSLVPEEKFRLEKQRVLLSVKKEHYFIVKMVFDLVENISLPRSSTPSSATESPPSLILEVVRQYGHSKIESLSNHNFVKKMSEYSEDKIESSNENTSESGNIPQYEGTKCSTSNVNITESMRGKLSRKYKNQNLGAGTSQYRKKSNLKHVSIQTEQRRKKLVEKKSTTQKVQITEPKDGASDADSSSDNSDEKANKKSQTRKKEKQD from the exons atGACTAATAACAGGATCCCTCTGTTAGAAGAATACAGATTAATCGAAAGGAGAGAACATGAGATAAATGGCGCCTGGAAAG GCGCACACATTCTCCTATTCTTCCTGGCCTTTATATTCGGTTGCTTCTGCACGTTTTGTTTCCACATGCTGATGTACATGTTCGACGAGAAATGCGTTTTATTCCCGAAGCTCCAGAGCCTTACCTCTCTACGGCATAACGTCATCTATGAATTCGTCCCTGTGGGAGCTAATGCTAGTGATA TGCCCGTGGACTTCCTTAGTACGCAATGGGTAGAAAAAAGTGCGTGTTACTTGCCAACCTACGTTCCTCTTGTGTCGGGCATCTTCGGCCTCGTGTGGACCACCATGTTCCTCATGTGCTCCACTGGCAGCCGTACTTTATCAGG tttgCAGCGGCCCTGGCGCATTTTGCCTCCAGTGTTCGTATTCTCTCTGGCGATGGGCGGGGTCTGCATCTACTCGTCGTCACTCACTCACAACGGTCTGGAGGAACTCTGTCTGAAGCTCAGTGAGATCACCGGCAGCCCTAC TTGTTCTTACACTGTGAACGTTGCTACCTTGGTATATGAGCGCCGCATCAGAGGCGTATACCAAGCTACGCGGCTCACCATACTGTCCGCTTGGTTGCATACCAGCTGCTGGCTTCTGTCCGCTATACTGGCCTTGGTCAGAGTCATCATGGTCGTCGACTTCCAGCTCGTCAGAGTCAACGTCGACCTCATTGGAGACGCTGACAAAATGCTg GAACAAAAAGAAACACATGTCCGTACAGTTTCTCCAGATCGTTGGATCTACACTTCTGACATATCACTAACCTCACTGGTATCAACAGCTACCAATAAAGTCCAGTTTAAGGATACGGATATGGCTACTGACAAAAGAGATGCTGATGCTACCAATTTGATGTTTATGTTGTATTATGATGAAAAAGGATCAGTTAATCAAGCAACTTCTGACGTGTCGTTGGTACCAGAAGAGAAATTCCGATTGGAAAAACAGCGGGTACTTCTGTCAGTTAAGAAAGAGCactattttattgtcaaaatgGTTTTTGATCTTGTTGAAAATATCAGTCTGCCGAGATCATCTACGCCGAGCTCCGCTACGGAATCTCCACCGAGCCTTATCCTGGAAGTAGTACGTCAGTACGGACACTCAAAAATCGAGTCATTGAGTAATCACAATTTCGTAAAGAAAATGTCAGAATATAGCGAGGATAAAATAGAAAgttctaatgaaaatacaagTGAAAGTGGAAATATTCCTCAATATGAAGGTACAAAATGTTCCACgtcaaatgtaaatataacagAATCAATGAGGGGAAAATTATCtaggaaatataaaaaccaaaatttaGGGGCCGGGACAAGCCAGTAtcgaaaaaaatctaatttgaaaCACGTATCTATCCAGACTGAACAGAGGCGTAAAAAACTTGTGGAAAAGAAGTCTACTACCCAAAAAGTTCAGATCACAGAGCCGAAAGATGGCGCAAGCGACGCTGATTCGTCTTCAGATAATTCCGACGAAAAAGCAAATAAGAAATCTCAAACacgtaaaaaagaaaaacaagatTAG
- the beta-Man gene encoding beta-mannosidase: MFGKGVVFVVVIFTIKDAFCHIDYFDLNSINAVWTVENKNGSEKIKATVPGGIYSDLQNAGVIGDILSGFNDVLTRWVAHETWTYTGKFNVSEEYMRATTAHLVFHGLDTIASVELNDVTVGTTNNMFVRYLFDVKQHLKTGENVLKVSFTSPIEAAQDLSENHFTAPSCVPENYNGECHANQLRKMQASFSWDWGPAFPSVGIWKPVVLEFYNSAIIRSVTTRTENRDQKWHLNVKVYLESSRSSKQIEGRLFASMLVEGKQMISVGKDVAVQSKEDGTAEVDMEMSISENSIRRWWPNGYGDQRLYRLSVIFTSTKDRFELSKKQLKVGFRTIEVIQEDASRILGNTTSGKGLTFYFKINGYPLFMKGSNWIPAHILPERGDDKSTVDGLLTAARDAHMNMLRVWGGGVYESDYFYNKCDELGILIWQDFLFACSMYPAYPEFLDNVKTEIEQNVLRLQSHPSIAIWAGNNENEVALRGNWYETQPQFEKYKNEYIKLYVDTIKPIVAALDDREYLVSSPSNGVESEQEGYIAENPYDPYFGDTHYYNYVANNWDMNIYPRTRFASEYGFQSLPSIATMRTATTNPEDFKLDSRYLNHRQHSPDGYIFIHDQMHKNLKLKEANDTKYFEKFVFYSQITQAIAMKAETEFYRQEQAHWYTMGALYWQLNDVWQAPSWSGIEYGGKWKMLHYYAKWFFAPVLVSPRLLLSGDVDVYLINDRFVPIVEAQIIVDYFNYSSLVPVFTQTFPANVGALSSKKQDFGLSTWVAGDETFLRFSLRAEGVPSSPYNYLFPKPLKSVVGLKKPYILISVQMRKHENKKYPGKTIYPVDIKVNTVVLFLWLETNARFSAHHRGYFEENGLIVTKPYYRVNYISDDILKPKQIEDAITYQYYLH; this comes from the exons ATGTTTGGGAAAGGTGTAGTGTTTGTTGTTGTGATATTCACAATAAAAGATGCATTTTGTCATATTGATTACTTTGATTTGAATTCGATAAATGCCGTTTGGACTGTGGAGAACAAAAATGGGA GTGAGAAAATCAAGGCCACAGTGCCGGGAGGAATTTACTCGGATCTACAAAACGCGGGGGTGATTGGGGATATCTTGAGCGGTTTCAACGACGTTCTCACGCGGTGGGTTGCCCACGAAACTTGGACTTACACAGGCAAATTTAATG tGAGCGAAGAGTACATGAGAGCAACAACGGCGCATCTGGTATTCCACGGGCTGGACACAATCGCGTCGGTGGAGCTCAATGACGTCACGGTCGGAACCACCAACAACATGTTTGTAAGGTACCTGTTCGACGTGAAACAGCATCTGAAG ACAGGGGAGAATGTGCTGAAAGTGTCCTTCACATCGCCCATAGAAGCAGCTCAAGATTTGTCCGAGAACCATTTCACAGCTCCGAGTTGTGTCCCGGAGAATTACAATGGAGAATGTCATGCTAACCAGCTGAGGAAGATGCAGGCTTCCTTCTCATGGGACTGGGGACCGGCGTTTCCCTCTGTTGGTATCTG gaaACCAGTAGTGCTTGAGTTTTACAATAGTGCCATAATAAGATCCGTTACAACACGGACAGAGAATAGGGATCAGAAGTGGCATCTTAACGTAAAGGTTTACTTAGAATCTAGTAGGAGTTCCAAACAGATTGAAGGGCGCCTCTTTGCGTCGATGCTAGTGGAAGGTAAACAAATGATATCAGTTGGAAAAGACGTAGCCGTCCAGAGTAAGGAAGATGGAACTGCTGAAGTAGACATGGAAATGAGTATAAGCGAG aactcTATCCGGCGATGGTGGCCTAATGGTTATGGCGACCAGCGATTGTATAGATTGTCCGTTATTTTCACTAGCACTAAGGATCGATTCGAGTTatcaaaaaaacaattaaaggTTGGATTCCGAACTATTgaagtgattcaagaggatgCTTCTAGGATTCTTG GTAACACGACGTCTGGCAAAGGCTTGACCTTCTACTTCAAGATTAATGGGTACCCTCTGTTTATGAAGGGGTCTAACTGGATTCCCGCTCACATCCTGCCGGAACGTGGAGATGACAAGTCAACAG TGGACGGGCTACTAACAGCGGCACGGGACGCACACATGAACATGCTCCGAGTGTGGGGAGGTGGAGTCTACGAATCGGactacttttataataaatgcgatgAGCTGGGTATTCTAATTTGGCAGGATTTCCTCTTCGCATGCTCTATGTATCCTGCTTATCCGGAGTTTTTAGA TAATGTAAAAACAGAGATCGAACAAAACGTACTTCGCCTTCAGAGTCACCCTTCCATTGCAATATGGGCCGGGAACAACGAGAATGAAGTGGCGCTGAGAGGAAACTGGTATGAAACTCAACCCCAGTTcgagaaatacaaaaatgagTACATCAAACTATATGTCGATACTATAAAACCAATTGTGGCTGCGTTGGACGACAGGGAGTACTTAGTCTCAAGTCCATCGAACGGCGTGGAATCAGAACAGGAGGGATACATCGCGGAGAATCCTTACGACCCTTATTTCGGAGACACGCACTACTATAACTACGTGGCCAACAACTGGGACATGAACATCTATCCCCGAACGAGATTCGCATCAGAATATGGATTTCAGTCGCTGCCATCTATAGCCACGATGAGAACCGCGACCACAAATCCTGAGGATTTCAAACTAGATAGTAGATATTTGAACCATCGGCAGCACAGTCCGGACGGGTACATCTTCATTCATGACCaaatgcataaaaatttgaaactcAAAGAGGCCAACGATACGAAGTATTTtgagaaatttgttttttacagtCAG ATCACACAAGCTATAGCTATGAAAGCGGAGACAGAGTTCTACAGGCAGGAGCAGGCGCACTGGTACACCATGGGAGCGTTGTATTGGCAGCTGAATGATGTTTGGCAAGCGCCCTCCTGGTCTGGAATTG AATATGGTGGAAAATGGAAGATGCTGCACTATTATGCTAAATGGTTTTTCGCTCCCGTCTTGGTGTCTCCGCGGCTCTTGTTGAGCGGGGACGTGGATGTCTACCTCATCAACGACAGATTCGTGCCCATAGTCGAAGCGCAGATCATTGTGGACTATTTCAACTATAGTAGCCTGGTGCCTGTTTTCACACAGACGTTCCCAGCAAACGTAGGAGCGTTGTCGTCTAAAAAGCAAGATTTTGGACTATCGACATGGGTAGCGGGCGATGAAACCTTCTTGAGGTTTAGTCTGAGAGCTGAGGGTGTGCCGTCGTCACCGTACAACTATTTGTTCCCGAAACCACTGAAATCTGTTGTAGGACTGAAGAAACCATACATACTG ATCAGCGTACAGATGcgaaaacatgaaaataagaaataccCAGGCAAGACTATCTACCCCGTGGACATAAAGGTCAATACAGTGGTACTGTTCCTTTGGTTGGAAACAAACGCAAGGTTTAGTGCACACCACAGAGgttattttgaagaaaatggCCTCATAGTGACGAAACCCTACTATAGGGTAAACTATATTAGCGATGACATATTGAAACCTAAACAAATTGAGGACGCCATTAcctaccaatattatttacactaG
- the LOC128677109 gene encoding uncharacterized protein LOC128677109 isoform X2: MTNNRIPLLEEYRLIERREHEINGAWKGAHILLFFLAFIFGCFCTFCFHMLMYMFDEKCVLFPKLQSLTSLRHNVIYEFVPVGANASDMPVDFLSTQWVEKSACYLPTYVPLVSGIFGLVWTTMFLMCSTGSRTLSGLQRPWRILPPVFVFSLAMGGVCIYSSSLTHNGLEELCLKLSEITGSPTCWLLSAILALVRVIMVVDFQLVRVNVDLIGDADKMLEQKETHVRTVSPDRWIYTSDISLTSLVSTATNKVQFKDTDMATDKRDADATNLMFMLYYDEKGSVNQATSDVSLVPEEKFRLEKQRVLLSVKKEHYFIVKMVFDLVENISLPRSSTPSSATESPPSLILEVVRQYGHSKIESLSNHNFVKKMSEYSEDKIESSNENTSESGNIPQYEGTKCSTSNVNITESMRGKLSRKYKNQNLGAGTSQYRKKSNLKHVSIQTEQRRKKLVEKKSTTQKVQITEPKDGASDADSSSDNSDEKANKKSQTRKKEKQD, translated from the exons atGACTAATAACAGGATCCCTCTGTTAGAAGAATACAGATTAATCGAAAGGAGAGAACATGAGATAAATGGCGCCTGGAAAG GCGCACACATTCTCCTATTCTTCCTGGCCTTTATATTCGGTTGCTTCTGCACGTTTTGTTTCCACATGCTGATGTACATGTTCGACGAGAAATGCGTTTTATTCCCGAAGCTCCAGAGCCTTACCTCTCTACGGCATAACGTCATCTATGAATTCGTCCCTGTGGGAGCTAATGCTAGTGATA TGCCCGTGGACTTCCTTAGTACGCAATGGGTAGAAAAAAGTGCGTGTTACTTGCCAACCTACGTTCCTCTTGTGTCGGGCATCTTCGGCCTCGTGTGGACCACCATGTTCCTCATGTGCTCCACTGGCAGCCGTACTTTATCAGG tttgCAGCGGCCCTGGCGCATTTTGCCTCCAGTGTTCGTATTCTCTCTGGCGATGGGCGGGGTCTGCATCTACTCGTCGTCACTCACTCACAACGGTCTGGAGGAACTCTGTCTGAAGCTCAGTGAGATCACCGGCAGCCCTAC CTGCTGGCTTCTGTCCGCTATACTGGCCTTGGTCAGAGTCATCATGGTCGTCGACTTCCAGCTCGTCAGAGTCAACGTCGACCTCATTGGAGACGCTGACAAAATGCTg GAACAAAAAGAAACACATGTCCGTACAGTTTCTCCAGATCGTTGGATCTACACTTCTGACATATCACTAACCTCACTGGTATCAACAGCTACCAATAAAGTCCAGTTTAAGGATACGGATATGGCTACTGACAAAAGAGATGCTGATGCTACCAATTTGATGTTTATGTTGTATTATGATGAAAAAGGATCAGTTAATCAAGCAACTTCTGACGTGTCGTTGGTACCAGAAGAGAAATTCCGATTGGAAAAACAGCGGGTACTTCTGTCAGTTAAGAAAGAGCactattttattgtcaaaatgGTTTTTGATCTTGTTGAAAATATCAGTCTGCCGAGATCATCTACGCCGAGCTCCGCTACGGAATCTCCACCGAGCCTTATCCTGGAAGTAGTACGTCAGTACGGACACTCAAAAATCGAGTCATTGAGTAATCACAATTTCGTAAAGAAAATGTCAGAATATAGCGAGGATAAAATAGAAAgttctaatgaaaatacaagTGAAAGTGGAAATATTCCTCAATATGAAGGTACAAAATGTTCCACgtcaaatgtaaatataacagAATCAATGAGGGGAAAATTATCtaggaaatataaaaaccaaaatttaGGGGCCGGGACAAGCCAGTAtcgaaaaaaatctaatttgaaaCACGTATCTATCCAGACTGAACAGAGGCGTAAAAAACTTGTGGAAAAGAAGTCTACTACCCAAAAAGTTCAGATCACAGAGCCGAAAGATGGCGCAAGCGACGCTGATTCGTCTTCAGATAATTCCGACGAAAAAGCAAATAAGAAATCTCAAACacgtaaaaaagaaaaacaagatTAG
- the LOC128677109 gene encoding uncharacterized protein LOC128677109 isoform X3, with protein MLMYMFDEKCVLFPKLQSLTSLRHNVIYEFVPVGANASDMPVDFLSTQWVEKSACYLPTYVPLVSGIFGLVWTTMFLMCSTGSRTLSGLQRPWRILPPVFVFSLAMGGVCIYSSSLTHNGLEELCLKLSEITGSPTCSYTVNVATLVYERRIRGVYQATRLTILSAWLHTSCWLLSAILALVRVIMVVDFQLVRVNVDLIGDADKMLEQKETHVRTVSPDRWIYTSDISLTSLVSTATNKVQFKDTDMATDKRDADATNLMFMLYYDEKGSVNQATSDVSLVPEEKFRLEKQRVLLSVKKEHYFIVKMVFDLVENISLPRSSTPSSATESPPSLILEVVRQYGHSKIESLSNHNFVKKMSEYSEDKIESSNENTSESGNIPQYEGTKCSTSNVNITESMRGKLSRKYKNQNLGAGTSQYRKKSNLKHVSIQTEQRRKKLVEKKSTTQKVQITEPKDGASDADSSSDNSDEKANKKSQTRKKEKQD; from the exons ATGCTGATGTACATGTTCGACGAGAAATGCGTTTTATTCCCGAAGCTCCAGAGCCTTACCTCTCTACGGCATAACGTCATCTATGAATTCGTCCCTGTGGGAGCTAATGCTAGTGATA TGCCCGTGGACTTCCTTAGTACGCAATGGGTAGAAAAAAGTGCGTGTTACTTGCCAACCTACGTTCCTCTTGTGTCGGGCATCTTCGGCCTCGTGTGGACCACCATGTTCCTCATGTGCTCCACTGGCAGCCGTACTTTATCAGG tttgCAGCGGCCCTGGCGCATTTTGCCTCCAGTGTTCGTATTCTCTCTGGCGATGGGCGGGGTCTGCATCTACTCGTCGTCACTCACTCACAACGGTCTGGAGGAACTCTGTCTGAAGCTCAGTGAGATCACCGGCAGCCCTAC TTGTTCTTACACTGTGAACGTTGCTACCTTGGTATATGAGCGCCGCATCAGAGGCGTATACCAAGCTACGCGGCTCACCATACTGTCCGCTTGGTTGCATACCAGCTGCTGGCTTCTGTCCGCTATACTGGCCTTGGTCAGAGTCATCATGGTCGTCGACTTCCAGCTCGTCAGAGTCAACGTCGACCTCATTGGAGACGCTGACAAAATGCTg GAACAAAAAGAAACACATGTCCGTACAGTTTCTCCAGATCGTTGGATCTACACTTCTGACATATCACTAACCTCACTGGTATCAACAGCTACCAATAAAGTCCAGTTTAAGGATACGGATATGGCTACTGACAAAAGAGATGCTGATGCTACCAATTTGATGTTTATGTTGTATTATGATGAAAAAGGATCAGTTAATCAAGCAACTTCTGACGTGTCGTTGGTACCAGAAGAGAAATTCCGATTGGAAAAACAGCGGGTACTTCTGTCAGTTAAGAAAGAGCactattttattgtcaaaatgGTTTTTGATCTTGTTGAAAATATCAGTCTGCCGAGATCATCTACGCCGAGCTCCGCTACGGAATCTCCACCGAGCCTTATCCTGGAAGTAGTACGTCAGTACGGACACTCAAAAATCGAGTCATTGAGTAATCACAATTTCGTAAAGAAAATGTCAGAATATAGCGAGGATAAAATAGAAAgttctaatgaaaatacaagTGAAAGTGGAAATATTCCTCAATATGAAGGTACAAAATGTTCCACgtcaaatgtaaatataacagAATCAATGAGGGGAAAATTATCtaggaaatataaaaaccaaaatttaGGGGCCGGGACAAGCCAGTAtcgaaaaaaatctaatttgaaaCACGTATCTATCCAGACTGAACAGAGGCGTAAAAAACTTGTGGAAAAGAAGTCTACTACCCAAAAAGTTCAGATCACAGAGCCGAAAGATGGCGCAAGCGACGCTGATTCGTCTTCAGATAATTCCGACGAAAAAGCAAATAAGAAATCTCAAACacgtaaaaaagaaaaacaagatTAG